AAAGGCAGCACGTTTAATGGCACCGCGGGCGGCGCGCGGCCCCACCGCCCGTCAGGCGGCTCCCGGCTGCGGGGGCCGGTACCGGTACAGCCGCACGGTCCCGTCGCGGCGCCCGGCCagcagcccggccccgccggtgGCCCAGCGGGCCAGTGCCCAGTGGCCCGCAGGGCCCGGGGGCAGCACCGCCGTGCAGCGGCCCCGCAGCAGGTCCCACACGGCCACCGCACCCGAGGTCAGCACGGCGGCGCCCGCGGTGTCCCACACGTCACCCTCCAGGTacctgcggggacacgggggtcaGCAGGAAACAGGGGATGTGCAAAAACACCGTGGCAGCGTTTGTTCAGTTAGCTCAGGGCTGAGTTAAAGATTAATAGCAACTGCAGGCAGCCTACAGCCTGGACTGTTCCTCcagtgcagctgggaagggaggaggcCAAGAAAATCCTCCTGGAGACTCAGAACACACTTGAGAAAGGAATACTCTTAAAAAAGTGgttctcttaaaaaaaaccccacaagtgtccaaggccaggttggatagggcatggaacaacctggtctagtgggaggtgtccctgcccgggGCAGGGTGTGGGACTGGATGGtcattaaggtcccttccaacccaaaccattctgtgattccatgactgTTCAGTAACCAACACCTTGGTCCACCACTATTCCCCCACATCCATCACATTTCCTGTGTAAGGACACTGCAAGGCTGAGCCTTAAATGCAAGGCCGAGCCTGCTGATGCCTCAAAACAcaggacaggaaggaaaaggccatgtgcctgcaggcagctgctccacACAGACAAAGCCGGCAGCACCAGGGGTTCAGCCGAGGAACCCGGGGACACTCCCCCCAGTCCCTGGGGGACAAAGCCAgcccggtgtccccgcggtgccGGTGACAGAGCTGACAGGGCGAGGGGTCAGCGCGCAGCCTGGAGCGGGCAGGAAGCAGCCCACGCCGCCGGCCCCCCGCCCGCGCACCGGACACACGCGGGGCCGGACGCAGCCCCTTATCACGGGGAGATGGGCTCTGGAGCCCTGCCAGAGCTCGCCTGCTCCTCGGggctgtccccaagcccccGCAGGAgccggcccagcccagccccagacTCGCCTGCCTgccgggccgggcgggaggCAGGAGAGCATCGCCCCCGCGCTCCGGGCCGTGCGCGGGTTGAAGGCCACCACACGGAACGCTGGGCTGCCACAGGACTCGCTCTCTTTGGCGTGAGGATGGCTTAAAGCAACAAACAGAAGGCCCTGATACAGAGAGGGAAAATACATCActaaaaacaacagcagcaggaggaaaaccaaaataattttccaaaaattAACTGCTACACTCTCTCTAATCACAGCCCCATGAACAGTGATGCGTTATTTTtactgaggaaaacagaaatggtTTACTTTCCTTATCAAATTagataaaagcaaaagcagctgctggctgaTAAGGGCTGATGCAACACAGCAGAGTGACAGCTCAGTGACCCGAGGGATTTATgaatttctcttcctgtttcaAAAAGCTAAACCTGCCATAGGATGAGGTgacacttcaaaaaaaaaaagaagtaaaatttctGGGTCACATTTTAATCCCTACAAGcttaaaatgtaacaaaaattcCATGAAAAGCAGCATAACTGTAAACAGTAGCTCACAGCTACTAAAACAAACCAGCACGAAATATCCTGGGATGGATAATGTGAAGAAGACTCCAAAGAGTCTGACCCAAGGCACCATTATGGGACAAGACATTCTTGTCCCAAAAGGTCACATGATCATTGAAAACAATCAAATCCTTGataaaccacaaaaacccaTGGGAatcacagcacaggcagaagcAAGTGGGGAAGATGATTAGCATGGATGTTGGTTTCCCACAGCTCATTCCCTCGGGCGTGTATGTCCAGAGGAACCATTCACAGCAGCTTTCTAATGCTGGCAGCACCCACGTGTGACATGGAAGAGGCTTGCCAAGCACCAGGCCTGGGCAACAGCACTTCTGCTTCCCACACACAGCATGCTGCAGCTTTGGAATGCACCGGGATGCATTGCTCCCACTTTATTAGCATCCTGCAGAAAGCCAGGACTTGAGGCAGCCAGCGTAGGTTATTTATTCCTCCTGGTAACCTGCTTACCCTTGAATGATTTGCAGTGTATTGAAACAGAGCTGATAGTTCAACGCTCCCTAGCAACTTCAATCCTTTATATCCCCATCCCAGTCAGTGCAGCCCAAGCATGAACTGTCAATTTTGTGTACGTACGGAGTCAGAATACGCTCGATGGCAGATGGAAGCTGGGTAGGAATAACCAACGTGCATCTTCCTCAGGAGCTGACCCGTTTTCAGATTCCTGCAGTTGGTGAGAACACAAATTCTGACTCATTGCTAATCACAGTTACACCCCTGTGCAGGATGGACATGGGTTTGGTTCCACATTAAGCAAACTAAGCCAACGCCAGGAAGGGTGTAGTGAGGATGATACAAAAGCAATGGAattacagcagcacagctcattcCCTGGCTGTGTGACTGTGGTGCCACACTGACCACTGGCCCTCTGACATCCACCATTTCATGGTGGCTCAGCAGCCAGCCAGCACCCCTGtacagccctgcagctgctgaaactgcccccagccccaaaactgtgtgtggcacaggaaACACTCACCAAACCACAACGCTGTTCCCTGCAGTGGTGCCCACCAAGGCCTCTCTCATCCCTTCCACTTCAGCAAAGGCTGTAACAGTTTCTTCAGGGGGCATCAGAGTCTGCCTGTCCTTGCTCCTGAAAGGAGACCAGCACAAAGAAGAGCAGGTAAAACAAAAAGTGTGTGTTCTGGAAGAGGAGCATGACACTGCTCAACATCCGAGGTGTTTCCTCGCTTTTATCCCACCCACCACACGGACACCACCCCAAAGCAGCACCCCCAAACTCACCCCCCTGTCTCTGAGAGAGAAACCATCTCCacttgctgctcctgcatggtcctgctgctgctcaccagcCTCCAGTCCTTTAGCCCAACAACTGCTTTTATATTCCCAGTTTTCACTAGGGAGTGCTTGAATGAGTCAGTCTCAGAAGAATAAAGCAAGAGCCTAAATCAAGAGACAAGCACACACCATGACAGGAGGAAGCCCCACTCAAATATGCAGTAGCATATAAAGACTGCCAGCTCTGAGGTGAATAAACAGGTCTTTACAGTTGATTTTTAGAAATCCCTTCCATATTTTCCAACTGTTAAAGCAACTGAGAAAGTGCCACATTAgtaaaaagataatttcaacCACTTCCCACAAGGAGCTGAGCTGCAACTACTCAGGGTGCAAAGCACtagtaagaaataaatacaaaacctTATTTCTCCaatctccagctctcccagtgctACACACACGAGGTTACAGGTGTCTGGCAGAGGAACAATCTGGATTACAGGAATCTGGGACAACAAAACAAGAATTCAGTGCCACCCACAGCGTCCCTTTGActttattctcattttctaGAGTGTTTCAAGTAAAATGACGTGGAGCAGAATTGATTTTCAGACCCCTCTCAGGAATCACACTTAAACGAACAGCTGAACTCTCTGCTGACTGGTTGCCTAATTAAACAATCCCCGCTGATGCAAGAGACAGAACGTGTCTCCAGGAACTCTAAGGGCAAAAAGCACAAGTGAAGTGCAGCCACCATTCTGTGCATGAGGCATTAAATTCCAGCAGATAACACGCAACCATACAAGCTACAAGCTCCCTGTATCTTGGGAACTCACACATGGGGCAAGAAAGCTGCCCTCAGCTCTAGAAATAAGGAGTGTGTTCATACCTCTCTCAGGTGCCAGGTGTAGACCCTTGCCCAGCAGGCGGGTGCCCGTGGCTCCCAGAGGGACACGGCGCTCTCGCAGGCAGTGACCACccgcagctccctgcagccagctgctgcccaccaCACAGTGCTCACGTCCACCGCGCCCGAGCACGACGAGTCCTGCCCAAACAAACACTGCTCTTCTCCTCTGACAGGCAACGTTACCTGCTGCACTTTTGTTAAACCCCgtcttgcagagctgctgctgcctcggTAACAATTCCCTGCTCTTCTCCCACCTTTAGCTCTGACACAAGCTGCAAGCTCTCTTCTCTGGGGCCATCCGGCAGCACTGGAGTCAGCTGTTCTGCTACATCTTTCCTCTGCGTGAACAAAGTAAAGAATGAGGATAATCCAACTTTGAAATCATATTCAGCAGCTGCAAGAATGAGGCAGAATTGCTGCATGCTCTCTGTCGCTCTCATGCAGCTATTGCATGCCACTGCTACGATCCATGCAAAGAGCACTTTTCCCTGAAGCCAGACAGGactctggaaaaaggggatTTGCCCACAAAACCACTGGCTTAGTACCCTTCACAAAGATCCCAGCTTGTTACCTGTTCAGGTGAAGCTCTGCAGGATTCCTGCTCTTTGTTCTCTGGCTGCTGATGCTTCTCCAAGGACACAGTCTCATCAGATTTGTTCTCAGGACCTCTTTCAGCTGCTGAAGGCAATGCTGTACCTTGCTCCTCCTGGTTTctggcagcccctgcagcacagctgtcagggtgcagtggcacagcagggtcTCTGTGTGCCACATCCCCCAGGacctgggcagctgctcctctgggggAAGGTGAGGTCACTGGCAAGGCAGGTACAGAAGGTGTGTCAGGGAACACCTCAGTGTGCACTGAAGGTAAAACACCTGGGGTTGcacccacagcagggaaaataGACGAGGAAATCTCAGACTCAGGGTGAGTGGGAGCCTCAGCTAGGACAGTCCCCATGGGAGTAAATAGCAATTCATGGGTGGAAAGCTCCTTCTTGGAAGTCAGGCTTTCCATGCAAGGGAGTTCAGGCAATCCAGTTTTGGAAGGCAAAATCAAATTACTTctgagacatttttcttttggcttcaTTTGTGCATCTGGTGTGTCCTCTGGagccacaccatccccagaCACAAAATCCTCCAAGTCATTCACAGGGGAAGATTTCAATTTCTCCAGTTTCAGTACTCCAAATTCCTCATTTGGTAAGTGGAAGTCCCTGATGCCCAGCTTGGGGACCAGCCACTGCAGGCTGcggaaggagaagagggagcCACGAGTGTCGGGGTCCACAGCAGGGAGCCCAAGGGCAGCAGGACCCTGTGAACCCCTGGGACTGCTgcatcctctgctgctgtcatcTAAACACAAGAACACAAGACAAAACATCATGTCATAAAATTACCAGCAACTAGCCTCTTTAGAATCTCTCATGAAGAGTgtcttggattaaaaaaaaatcaaaacaccaTATTCATCTTAACACACAGAAGTGGCACTTTTCTGGAAAGACACTACACTCTGCAGTTACTCTGTACCTCTGGATCAGCCTTCAGCTCAAAGACCACCACCAAAGCCTGACAGATATGCCTGAGTGCTCAGTCAGTGTGGTTTATTGGTTTTCTCCCTACACTTTCTCTTTTTACAATACTCACAGACcctcagaaatgagaaaataatcaTCAGCATGCAGACTCAGTTGGAGTGACAGACGGACATTCATTTGCTGGCAAACCAGCCCTAGTGTTCACAACCTTCACTCCAACAGCAAGGGCAGCTCAGTaagttcccagccctgctcctcctctgttCATTCCTTGCAGAAGTTTCTGGAATTGTTCAAGAAACATGAGCACCACAAtgatctatttttaaaagaataaatctcatttttaaaagaataatagTTAACCCCTATTGTATTTTC
The genomic region above belongs to Vidua chalybeata isolate OUT-0048 chromosome 16, bVidCha1 merged haplotype, whole genome shotgun sequence and contains:
- the PALB2 gene encoding partner and localizer of BRCA2 isoform X3, with the translated sequence MFFLDGTLGLQTETCSEADTEKTTSVTVKHVPEFPSDEVSPQDSSQAESFQASQENVCCGIIRPVPVEKKPQTSRGRMKLRRQTKKRESVHDVHLISAGEMMKNQTASAEELQSPVFRHSSLSHAEEPAQRAPGAVLVQGERNSFTPDAALGLVQDVLEGSVTAGEPELSPHVLRDSRDVWQPESSRAVATPDRHEPCSQQGDSVLLDPRGDGGEESPSIIKQPEGQSLCEDQGELRGLLDLMSENEILPDSRNNTITEESKNHEGHQSDTNTLNPCPADKALDTAEELLESQQLQIQSRLSRADKALAPEGALGSCTVVEGLLFPVEYYVRTTRRMSSCQRKVDLDAVILSQLGRSKKGQRSKCKQKDAHPNEPSQERAEGDLEPGVGPFPFLGAEIDQANSSSSQKSLPASSSSSSTSFESISQKSITSTRQEQRQSQRKQKGRRKSACKVPVHPVSQELIESQDPTMASESSALLSNENQSEKENCDANLERSSSDERRLCGAAALGSAGAGVAGATEAAGADPPPGGSQVPGKCHKAPLERVQNPLHSSSPLSPGSDTFASPVGDVEANAPVCQGDKHPVQRVKRRRGAEQLPGVSVPLRRSQRCSARHRPQAGSADDSSRGCSSPRGSQGPAALGLPAVDPDTRGSLFSFRSLQWLVPKLGIRDFHLPNEEFGVLKLEKLKSSPVNDLEDFVSGDGVAPEDTPDAQMKPKEKCLRSNLILPSKTGLPELPCMESLTSKKELSTHELLFTPMGTVLAEAPTHPESEISSSIFPAVGATPGVLPSVHTEVFPDTPSVPALPVTSPSPRGAAAQVLGDVAHRDPAVPLHPDSCAAGAARNQEEQGTALPSAAERGPENKSDETVSLEKHQQPENKEQESCRASPEQRKDVAEQLTPVLPDGPREESLQLVSELKDSSCSGAVDVSTVWWAAAGCRELRVVTACESAVSLWEPRAPACWARVYTWHLREIPVIQIVPLPDTCNLVCVALGELEIGEIRLLLYSSETDSFKHSLVKTGNIKAVVGLKDWRLVSSSRTMQEQQVEMVSLSETGGSKDRQTLMPPEETVTAFAEVEGMREALVGTTAGNSVVVWNLKTGQLLRKMHVGYSYPASICHRAYSDSGLLFVALSHPHAKESESCGSPAFRVVAFNPRTARSAGAMLSCLPPGPAGRYLEGDVWDTAGAAVLTSGAVAVWDLLRGRCTAVLPPGPAGHWALARWATGGAGLLAGRRDGTVRLYRYRPPQPGAA
- the PALB2 gene encoding partner and localizer of BRCA2 isoform X4 gives rise to the protein MAAPPGAARPRSASAASPPPRRARSRRAPVAMEAPPAAAALSGADKEKLREKLALLRREYSETVIRLRRARRAERARSHGRRERSPPAGSRGERGAPGESRGERGASDDSSRGCSSPRGSQGPAALGLPAVDPDTRGSLFSFRSLQWLVPKLGIRDFHLPNEEFGVLKLEKLKSSPVNDLEDFVSGDGVAPEDTPDAQMKPKEKCLRSNLILPSKTGLPELPCMESLTSKKELSTHELLFTPMGTVLAEAPTHPESEISSSIFPAVGATPGVLPSVHTEVFPDTPSVPALPVTSPSPRGAAAQVLGDVAHRDPAVPLHPDSCAAGAARNQEEQGTALPSAAERGPENKSDETVSLEKHQQPENKEQESCRASPEQRKDVAEQLTPVLPDGPREESLQLVSELKDSSCSGAVDVSTVWWAAAGCRELRVVTACESAVSLWEPRAPACWARVYTWHLREIPVIQIVPLPDTCNLVCVALGELEIGEIRLLLYSSETDSFKHSLVKTGNIKAVVGLKDWRLVSSSRTMQEQQVEMVSLSETGGSKDRQTLMPPEETVTAFAEVEGMREALVGTTAGNSVVVWNLKTGQLLRKMHVGYSYPASICHRAYSDSGLLFVALSHPHAKESESCGSPAFRVVAFNPRTARSAGAMLSCLPPGPAGRYLEGDVWDTAGAAVLTSGAVAVWDLLRGRCTAVLPPGPAGHWALARWATGGAGLLAGRRDGTVRLYRYRPPQPGAA